TGCGCTTGGCAATGGCCGAGGCCCGGGTCCAGCCCGAAGACGTCGACTACATCAATGCGCACGGCACTTCTACCCCGCACAACGATCGCGTGGAGACCATGGCGATCAAAAAGGCGCTGGGAGACCATGCGTACAAGGTGGCCATCAGCTCCAGCAAGTCCATGATCGGCCACCTGCTTGGGGCCTCGGGTGCCGCGGAGTTTGTGGCCACGGTGCTGACTATCGTGCACCAGACCATTCATCCTACCATTAACTTGGAGGTTCCGGACCCAGAGTGCGATCTGGACTACACGCCCCAGCGCGCGCGGCCGCGGGAAGTAAACCTCGCTTTGAGTAACTCTTTTGGCTTCGGCGGGCACAATGTCTGCCTTGCGGTGAGGAGGTACCGGTAGCCTTGCGCCTGCTGCCCGCCATGTTCCGGAGGCTGTTCAGGCACCAGCCAGGCCCGCGCGAGAATGCTCTCCGTGCCTTGAGCCGTAAGCTGGGTTACCAGTTCCGCAACCCTGCCCATCTCACGCAGGCCCTGAAGCATCGCTCCTACCTTGTGGAAAGCGGCGAGCCCCGCTACCAGGCTAACGAGCGCCTGGAGCTGTTGGGCGATGCGGTGTTGGCCCTGGTGGTGGTGGAGTACCTGTACCAGCGCTACCCCCGGCGCCCGGAAGGCGAGCTGACGGTGATGAAATCGCTGGCGGTGAGCCGTCCGGTGTTGGCCAATGTGGCACGGGGCCTGGAGGTGGGTCCTCATCTCCTGCTCAGCGAGCAGGAGCGCAAGGCGGGCGGGGCCAATCGTCCTTCCATTCTGGCCGATGCCATTGAGGCCATCATCGGCGCCGTGTACCTGGATGGCGGCCTGGAGCCGGCGCGAAAACTGGTCCACCGCTTGGTCATCTCCCGGTTGGACTCCATCTTGGAGCGGGAGGAAAACCAAAATTACAAGAGCCTGCTGCTTGAGTATTGCCAGCGAGAGAAGATGCCCCTGCCGCTTTATTCTGTACAACGAGAAGACGGACCGGAGCATGACAAGGTATTCACCGTGGCCGTGACCATCGGCGGCAAGAAGTACGGCACGGGCCAGGGGCGCACGAAAAAGTCCGCCGAACAGAGAGCAGCCCGTGGGGCCCTGGTGCGTCTTCGGGTCATCTAACCCTGAGGAGTCGAGCGCGATGGACTATTTCCTGACCGAAGAACAGAAGATGCTACGCGACATGGCGCGCACCGTAGCCGAGGAAAAGATTCGACCGGTGGCTGCCAAGTACGACCAAACAGGGGAGTTCCCCTGGGAGATCGTCAAGACCCTGGCCGAAATGGACTTTTTCCGGGTGTGGATAGAGGAAAAGTACGGAGGCCTTGGCGGAGGCGTGTTGGACCTGGTCATTGTGACCGAAGAGCTGTCACGCGCCTGCGGGGGCATAGCGCTGGCCCTCGCCGGTACCGCGCTGGGGGCTTTTCCCATCCTCATCGCCGGCAACGACGAGCAGAAGGCTCGCTACCTACCACGGCTGGCAAACGGCGAGGCCCTGGCCGCTTTTGGTCTCACCGAGCCGGAGGCCGGTTCGGACGCGGAGGCAATCAAGACCACGGCGCGCAGGGACGGCGACTGCTACGTGCTGAACGGGACCAAGCATTTTATCACTAACGGCGGCGTGGCCAAGATCTACACGGTCATCGCCATGACCGACCCCGCACGCGGCGGACGCGGCGCCTCAGCCTTTATCGTGGAAGAGGGCATGCCCGGCTTTTCCTACGGCAAGAAGGAGGACAAGATGGGCATTCGCGCCTCGGCCACCTGTGAGCTCATTTTTGAGGATTGTCGCGTGCCAAAGGAGAACCTCTTGGGTAAGGAGGGGCACGGCTTTATCATCGCTATGAAGACCCTGGACAAATCGCGGCCTGGGGTGGCGGCACAGGCGCTGGGCATCGCGCAAGGGGCA
This DNA window, taken from candidate division KSB1 bacterium, encodes the following:
- the rnc gene encoding ribonuclease III translates to MRLLPAMFRRLFRHQPGPRENALRALSRKLGYQFRNPAHLTQALKHRSYLVESGEPRYQANERLELLGDAVLALVVVEYLYQRYPRRPEGELTVMKSLAVSRPVLANVARGLEVGPHLLLSEQERKAGGANRPSILADAIEAIIGAVYLDGGLEPARKLVHRLVISRLDSILEREENQNYKSLLLEYCQREKMPLPLYSVQREDGPEHDKVFTVAVTIGGKKYGTGQGRTKKSAEQRAARGALVRLRVI
- a CDS encoding acyl-CoA dehydrogenase family protein, giving the protein MDYFLTEEQKMLRDMARTVAEEKIRPVAAKYDQTGEFPWEIVKTLAEMDFFRVWIEEKYGGLGGGVLDLVIVTEELSRACGGIALALAGTALGAFPILIAGNDEQKARYLPRLANGEALAAFGLTEPEAGSDAEAIKTTARRDGDCYVLNGTKHFITNGGVAKIYTVIAMTDPARGGRGASAFIVEEGMPGFSYGKKEDKMGIRASATCELIFEDCRVPKENLLGKEGHGFIIAMKTLDKSRPGVAAQALGIAQGAFDLAVSYARQRHQFGQPIIAFQAVQHMLADMATQIEAARALIYSVARYIDSGATDISKVSAMTKVFASDVAMKVTTDAVQIFGGYGYMREYPIEKYMRDAKITQIYEGTNQIQRNVIGRSLIRESAKHARA